One Nocardiopsis gilva YIM 90087 genomic window, CCGGTCGATGCCTCGGTGAAGGTGGCGGGGCTCGGCCATGCCTACAAGCCCGGCCACGACATCCTGCACGACGTGGACCTGCACATCAGCGCGCGGGAACGGGTCGCGCTGGTGGGGGCCAGCGGTGCGGGCAAGACCACCCTGGCCAAGCTGATCGCGGGCATCCACCGTCCCACCTCGGGAGCGATCGCGCTCGGCGGGGTGGGTATCGACGAGCTCGGCCCCGCGTCCATCCGCTCCACCGTCGCTCTGATCAGCCAGGAGGTGCACGTGTTCGCCGGTCCGCTGCGCGACGACCTGCGCCTGGCCCGGCCCGGCGCCACGGATGGGGAACTGCGCGAAGCTCTGGCCCGAGTCGGCGCTCTGACCTGGGTCGATGCCCTTCCCGAGGGCCTGTCGACGGTGGTCGGCGACGGCGGGCACCGGTTGACCGTGGCGCAGGCCCAGCAGCTGGCACTGGTCCGGCTGGTGCTGACCGACCCGCCGATCGCGATCCTCGACGAGGCCACCGCCGACGCGGGCAGTGCCGGCGCCCGCGAGCTGGAGGAGTCGGCCGCTCGCGCGCTGGAGGGGCGCACCGCCCTCATCGTGGCCCACCGCCTCACCCAGGCGGCCAGCGCCGACCGGGTGGTGGTGTTGGACGCCGGACGGGTCGTGGAAACGGGAACCCACGACGAGCTCGTCGCGGCGGGCGGGCGTTACGCGGCCCTGTGGGAGGTCTGGGCGGACAACCGCCGGGATGTGGATACGGAGACGGAGGGGTAGGCGTGTGACCTGGGCCGCTTCTGGACACACTGGGGTCTGGTCTAGGCCAATGTGTGGTACACACCGGGCGGAGGCATTTTGATTCACGTGCCCAGGACAAGGAGCGGAGCCATGCCGGAGACAACCCCTGCCGAAAGCACGCGCCTCGACCAGCGTGCGGAGTGGAACGCGCTGGCCGAGCACCGCGAGAAGCTGGGCGACACGCACCTACGGGACCTGTTCGCCGCCGATCCCGGGCGGGCCGGACGCTACGGCCTGCGGGTCGGCGACCTCCACCTCGACTACTCGAAGAACATCGTCACCGACGAGACCCTGCGTCTGCTGCGCGAGCTCGCGACCTCCACCGGGGTGACCGAGCTGCGCGACGCGATGTTCCGCGGCGACAAGATCAACTTCACCGAGCACCGCGCCGTACTGCACACCGCGCTGCGCGCCCCCCGCGACGCTGTGATCGAGGTCGACGGGCACAACGTCGTCCCGGACGTGCACGCCGTGCTGGACCGGATGTCCGACTTCGCCGAACGCGTCCGCTCGGGTGCGTGGACGGGCCACACCGGCAAGCGCATCACGCGCGTCGTCAACATCGGCATCGGCGGATCCGACCTCGGCCCGGCCATGGCCTATGAGGCGCTGCTCCCGTTCACCGCGCGTGCGACCGACGTCCGTTTCGTCTCCAACGTCGACGGCTCCGACCTGCACGAAGCGCTGCGCGGCGCCGACCCCGAGCAGACGCTGTTCATCATCGCGTCCAAGACCTTCACCACCATCGAGACCATCACGAACGCCACCTCCGCGCGGACGTGGCTGCTCGACGCCCTCGGCGGTGACGCCTCCGCCGTTGCCAAGCACTTCGTGGCGGTATCCACGAACGCGGAGAAGGTCGCCGAGTTCGGCATCGACACCGCCAACATGTTCGAGTTCTGGGACTGGGTGGGCGGCCGCTACTCCTACGACTCGGCGATCGGGCTGTCGCTGATGGTCGCGATCGGCCCGGACCGCTTCCGCGAGATGCTCGACGGCTTCCGGCTGATGGACGAGCACTTCCGCACCGCCCCGATCGAGGCGAACGCGCCGCTGCTGCTCGGCCTGCTCGGGATCTGGTACGGCGCCTTCTTCGACGCCCAGTCGCACGCCGTACTCCCCTACAGCCACTACCTGTCGCGTTTCACGGCCTACCTGCAGCAGCTCGACATGGAGTCCAACGGCAAGGCCACCGACCGCTCCGGGCGACCGGTCTCCTGGCAGACCGGCCCGGTGGTCTGGGGCACGCCGGGCACCAACGGCCAGCACGCCTACTACCAGCTGCTGCACCAGGGGACGAAGATGGTCCCGGCCGACCTCATCGGCTTCGCCCGCCCCTCGGCCGAGCTCAGCCCCGAGCTGGCCGCCCAGCACGATCTGCTGATGAGCAACCTGTTCGCCCAGGGGCAGGCGCTGGCGTTCGGGAAGACGGCCGAGGAGGTCGCGGCCGAGGGGGTGGCGGCGGAGCTGGTTCCCCACCGCACCTTCCACGGCAACCGCCCCACCACGACCATCCTGGTCTCCGAGCTGACCCCATCGGTACTCGGCCAGCTCATCGCGCTCTATGAGCACAAGGTCTTCGTGCAGGGCGCGGTGTGGGGCATCAACAGTTTCGACCAGTGGGGTGTCGAGCTCGGCAAGATGCTGGCCAAGCGCGTCGAGCCCGCCCTGACCGACGGCGCCGAGGTGAGCGGACTGGACGCCTCCACCGCCGATCTCGTCGCGCGCTACCGCGAGCTGCGCGGACGTTGATCTGACATCGATCGACGGCGGATCGGGGCCTGGGTCTGCTGGGTCGGCCCGGCCCCTCACTGCTGTCGCCCTCGCGGGTTTACACCACAGCGCGGGAAACGATCCCTCCTTTCCTCATGCCGACACGGGCGTGCCCGCCCCGCGATGCGCTGCGGGGCGGGCACGTCGTCGATGAAGGAGCAGCGTCGAGCGCCCTTCAGCTCCCCATGGCCTCGACGAGGCTCTTGGGGCGCAGGTCGGTCCAGTTCTCCTCGACGTAGGCCAGGCAGGCGTCGCGCGTGTCCTCCCCGAAGACGGTCGTCCATCCGGCCGGGACCTCGGCGAAGGACGGCCACAGGGAGTGCTGTCCCTCGTCGTTGACCAGGACCAGGAAGCGGCCCTCGGCGTCGTCGAACGGGTTGCTCATGATTGGTTCCTCCTCAGGATGTCCGAGAGAGACAGGCCGGGGTCGGCCGCCGCCCCCTCCAGTACGGCTAGCAGGTCGTTGACCAGGCGCTCGGCAGTGGCCCGGTCGAACAGGTCCGTGGCGTAGATGAGGCCGCAGTGCACGGCCCCGCTCCCCCGCGGCTCGTAGAAGCTCAGCGTCAGGTCGGCGGGTGCCGTACCCGTCGCCACCGCGTCGAGTGTGCCGAGCTCGCCCTCCAGCTGCGTTCGCTCGGCCTGCTCGTGGTGGATGACCAGCACCTGCGGCCCCTCCCACCCGAGCTCGCGCGCCACGTCCTCCAGCGGGGTGTCCTGGCGGTCGAGCGCGCTGAGCGTGGTCTCGCGGACGCGCGCCAGGAGGTCGGTGAAGGCCGGGTCGCCGGTGGTGTCGGTCCGCAGCACCAGGGTGTTGAAGAAGCAGCCGACCAGGTCCGCCAGCTTGTCGTCGGTGCGCCCGGCCACCAGGGTGCCGATCGGCAGGTCCGACCCGGCCCCATGGCCGGTGAGCACCGTCGCCAGGGCCGACTGCAGGACCATGAACATGCTCGTCCGCGTCGCGTGGGCGAGCTCGTCGACGGCCGCGTGGATCCGCTCGTCGAGGACGAATTCGACGACCTCGCCCCGCCCACTGCGCGTGCCAGTACGTGCGCGATCGGCGGGCAGGGGCAGCTCGGTGGGGACGCCTCGCAGGGTGCGGCGCCAGTAGTCGAGCTGGCGGGATGCGAGGCTCTGCGGGTCGGCGGGGTCACCGAGCACCTCGTGCGCCCACTTGGTGTAGTCGCCGTAGCTGACCGGCAGGGGCTCCCAGGCCGGTGCGCCGCCCCGCAGCCGCGCCGCGTAGGCCGTGTTCAGGTCGCGCAGCAGCGGCACCACCGACCACTCGTCGACGCCGAGGTAGTGCAGGGTCAGCAGCAGCGCCTGCTGGCCCTCGCCCTCGCCTGGCACCAGGAGCCGCGCCCGCATGGGGGGCTCTGCGGCCAGATCGGGCTGCGCGTGGGCACGGCGGGCGAGCTGCTTCTCCACATCGTCGCACTGTTCCACGACCAGCTCGGGGGGCTCGACCGTGCGCTGGTACACGGCGCCGTCCCGCTCGACGAACACCGTGCGCAGCGGCTCATGGCGCTCCACCACATCGCGCAGCGCGGCGGAGAGCACCTCCGCGTCCAGTCCGTCGGGCGCGCGCAGCACCAGCGCGTGGTCGTAGGCGGGCAGCGCGCGGTACCGCGACCACCGCCACCGCTGGGCAGGGGCGAGCGGCAGCTCGTCGGGACGCTCCCGTTCCCGCAGTTCGGGCCGGGCCGCTTCGGCGCCGACGAGCTTCTCCACGATACCGGCCACGGTCGGGGCGTCGAAGACGTCCCGGATGGTCAGTTCGGCGCCGAACTCCGAGCGGATGCGGCCGAGCAGCCGCATCGACGACATCGAGTGTCCACCGAGCATGAAGAAGTCGTCGTGGACACCGATCTCCTCGATGCCCAGCCGGTCGAGGTCGAGGATCTCGCCGAAGAGCCGCGCCAGCAGGCGCTGCTCGGGCGTCGAAGGCCGCGTGTCCCCGGCCAGGTGGCTCCAGTCCGGTTCCGGCAGCGCCTTCTTGTCCAGCTTGCCATTGGGCGTCAGCGGCAGCGGGCCGTCCAGTGGCACGACGATGGCCGGAACCATGTACTCGGGCACCAGCCCTGCCACGTGCGCGCGCAGTTCGGCCGGGTCCAGCGGTGCGCCGCCGGTATCGGCCGGGACGGCGTAGGCGACGAGCCGCACGATGTCGCCCGCGCGGTCGGCGATGACCGCCGCCTGCGCCACCCGCGGGTGGGAGGCGAGGGCGGCGATGATCTCGCCGGGCTCGATGCGGAAGCCGCGGATCTTCACCTGGTCGTCGACACGGCCGAGGAAGTCGAGGTTCCCGTCGGTCCGCCAGCGCGCCCGGTCACCGGTGCGGTACATCCGCGACCCGGGCGGGCCGAACGGGTCGGCGACGAACCGCTCGGCGGTCAGCCCGTGCCGGGCGAGGTAGCCGCGGGCCAGGCCGCGGCCGGACACGTACAGCTCACCGATCACGCCGGGCGGTACCGGGCGCAGTCCGGCGTCGAGCACGTAGCACCGGGTGTTGGGGTCGGGGATGCCGATGGGGACGCGGGCGGTCGGGCCATGGTCCGGCTCGGGCACCCACAGGGTGGAGTTGACCGTGGCCTCGGTCAGCCCGTAGGCCGCGATCAGGTTGACCCTCCCCGCCCAGCGGTCGAACAGGTCCGGCGGCACGGTCTCGGTGCCGACGAGGATGGTCGATCCTTCCGGCAGCTCGCATTCGGCGGGCAGCGCCGACACCAGCGACGGCGGCAGGATCATGTGCGTGATGCCCTGCTCGGCGAGGAAGTCGGTGAGCGCGGCCCCCGCCACGCGTGCCTCCTCGGGGATGAGCACCAGGCGCCCGCCGTAGCACAGCGCCATGGACAGCTCGAACGCGAAGACGTCGAAGCCGATGGAGGCGAACTGCAGCACCGTGCTATCGGGGCGCAGTCCCATCTGGTCAACCGCGGTGGCGACCAGGCTGCCGATGCCCTCGTGGGAGACCACCACGCCCTTGGGGCGGCCGGTAGATCCGGAGGTGTAGATGATGTAGGCGGCCTGGTCCAGCGAGGTGACGCCGGTGGTCGGTTCAGCCGCACTGCCGACGGCGGCCTGCTCGGCGATGATGTCCGGAGCGTCGAGCAGCAGCGTGGCCACGCCCGCGACCTCGGGGATCTTGCCGGCCGTGCTCTCGGTGCCCACGACGATGCGCGCGCCGGAGTCGCCGATCATGTAGGACAGTCGGTCGCCCGGGTGGGACAGGTCGAGCGGCAG contains:
- the pgi gene encoding glucose-6-phosphate isomerase produces the protein MPETTPAESTRLDQRAEWNALAEHREKLGDTHLRDLFAADPGRAGRYGLRVGDLHLDYSKNIVTDETLRLLRELATSTGVTELRDAMFRGDKINFTEHRAVLHTALRAPRDAVIEVDGHNVVPDVHAVLDRMSDFAERVRSGAWTGHTGKRITRVVNIGIGGSDLGPAMAYEALLPFTARATDVRFVSNVDGSDLHEALRGADPEQTLFIIASKTFTTIETITNATSARTWLLDALGGDASAVAKHFVAVSTNAEKVAEFGIDTANMFEFWDWVGGRYSYDSAIGLSLMVAIGPDRFREMLDGFRLMDEHFRTAPIEANAPLLLGLLGIWYGAFFDAQSHAVLPYSHYLSRFTAYLQQLDMESNGKATDRSGRPVSWQTGPVVWGTPGTNGQHAYYQLLHQGTKMVPADLIGFARPSAELSPELAAQHDLLMSNLFAQGQALAFGKTAEEVAAEGVAAELVPHRTFHGNRPTTTILVSELTPSVLGQLIALYEHKVFVQGAVWGINSFDQWGVELGKMLAKRVEPALTDGAEVSGLDASTADLVARYRELRGR
- a CDS encoding MbtH family protein, with protein sequence MSNPFDDAEGRFLVLVNDEGQHSLWPSFAEVPAGWTTVFGEDTRDACLAYVEENWTDLRPKSLVEAMGS